The proteins below are encoded in one region of Purpureocillium takamizusanense chromosome 11, complete sequence:
- a CDS encoding uncharacterized protein (EggNog:ENOG503NZWE~COG:B) — MASTPGTRGLDQPRGGKTPAQRTIAIATPARRAISAEPPSSRRSVHTPLDRSATRDLLASIRRGTSASGGRRINNNNNAPTPHATAARRALHQRRTAMFTPGKNRRRSIREQRETPMGILRNLSKVLAPTSQPVLSSSPRGKPPSVAPIPEESDDELLIDQPRLSLPLDDDDDSDLQPPRSSGLEDITLGSVEKPRRAYSEQPGSRLSRGSFGSVRSSDIFNNDPTADLGRASDFFPGFLEDLQERPEAADLTYDRIDVEAPWPATLERESDFGLQLPPGLDDQTTFLMQDPLSESDEEAPDDQLEAEASLHRDLDDPSVAPPEHDDFDMPEADATTAELTGLVEQKASRAASRKPQKRISKHGIEYPSLPPSFVKRVAQTALQSSGLSNPRISADTLTALTQASEWYFEQLGDDLGAYARHAKRKTIEESDVATLMGRQRQIGSDVTLFSLAQKHLPRELLQDLRMPLPRPAKLRRAKRSRGERDDDEDATEVT; from the exons ATGGCTTCCACGCCGGGAACCCGGGGTCTCGACCAGCCCCGTGGCGGCAAGACACCTGCCCAGCGAACCATCGCCATtgcgacgcccgcccgtcgagccaTCAGCGCCGAGCCTCCGTCCTCGCGCCGCTCCGTCCATACGCCCCTCGATCGAAGCGCGACCCGAGACCTCCTGGCCTCGATTCGACGCGggacctcggcgtcgggcggccgtcgcatcaacaacaacaacaatgcCCCGACCCCCCACGCCAcggccgctcgtcgcgcgctgCACCAGCGCCGCACGGCCATGTTCACGCCGGGAAAgaatcgccgccgcagtaTCCGGGAGCAGCGGGAGACGCCCATGGGAATACTGCGCAACCTGAGCAAGGTCTTGGCCCCGACGAGCCAGCCCGTTctttcgtcgtcgcctcgcgGCAAGCCCCCGAGCGTCGCGCCAATACCCGaagagagcgacgacgagctgcttaTTGATCAGCCGCGACTCTCTCTAcccctggacgacgacgacgactcggatCTGCAGCCTCCTCGATCTTCTGGTCTCGAGGATATCACGCTCGGTTCGGTCGAAAAGCCGAGGCGCGCGTATAGCGAGCAACCGGGGTCGAGATTGTCCCGCGGTAGCTTCGGCAGCGTCCGATCCAGCGACATCTTCAACAATGATCCGACCGCAGATCTCGGCCGTGCGTCCGACTTCTTTCCCGGCTTTCTCGAGGATCTTCAAGAGAGACCCGAGGCCGCTGATCTGACCTATGACCG CATTGATGTCgaggcgccgtggcccgcAACCCTCGAGCGAGAAAGCGACTTTGGTCTGCAACTACCGCCCGGATTGGATGACCAGACGACCTTTTTGATGCAGGATCCGCTGTCAGAGTCAGACGAGGAAGCGCCAGATGATCAACTGGAAGCTGAAGCGTCTTTGCATCGGGACCTCGATGATCCCTCAGTTGCTCCGCCCGAGCATGATGACTTCGACATGCCCGAGGCGGATGCCACCACGGCTGAGCTGACCGGTCTCGTGGAACAGAAAGCGTCACGGGCGGCCAGCCGCAAGCCGCAAAAGCGCATCTCCAAGCATGGCATCGAATACccctcgttgccgccgtcttTCGTCAAGCGAGTGGCGCAGACGGCTCTCCAGTCCTCGGGCCTCAGCAACCCTCGCATATCAGCTGACACGCTCACCGCCCTGACGCAGGCGTCGGAGTGGTACTTTGAGCAGCTGGGGGATGACCTCGGCGCATACGCGCGACATGCCAAACGCAAGACGATCGAGGAGAGCGACGTGGCCACGCTAATGGGACG GCAACGCCAAATTGGGTCTGATGTTACATTGTTCTCCCTGGCGCAGAAGCATTTGCCGCGGGAGCTGCTTCAGGACTTGAGAATGCCATTGCCCCGGCCCGCCAAgttgcgccgcgccaaaCGCTCGCGTGGGgaacgcgacgacgacgaagacgctaCTGAGGTCACATGA